One genomic region from Haloterrigena gelatinilytica encodes:
- a CDS encoding class I SAM-dependent methyltransferase → MSVREEFDEWAASGRDRGMEDRHWHTAKHALARMPVESGDVVLDLGCGSGYAGRALRDTKDAGRVYGLDGAPEMARNAAEYTEDPAVGFLVGDFDELPFADDSIDHVWSMESFYYAADPAHTLEEIARVLRPGGTFYCAVNYYEENVHSHEWQEFISIEMTRWDRDRYREAFREAGLHVAEQDNIPDREIAIPAEGEFPTDDWDTREEMVERYREFGTLLTVGVAP, encoded by the coding sequence ATGAGCGTTCGCGAGGAGTTCGACGAGTGGGCCGCGAGCGGCCGGGACAGAGGCATGGAAGACCGCCACTGGCACACCGCCAAGCACGCGCTCGCGCGGATGCCGGTCGAATCGGGCGACGTCGTCCTCGATCTGGGCTGTGGCAGCGGCTACGCCGGCCGCGCGCTGCGGGACACGAAGGACGCGGGCCGCGTCTACGGCCTCGACGGCGCGCCGGAGATGGCCCGCAACGCCGCGGAGTACACCGAGGATCCGGCGGTCGGATTCCTCGTCGGCGACTTCGACGAACTGCCGTTCGCCGACGACTCGATCGACCACGTCTGGTCCATGGAGTCGTTCTACTACGCCGCGGATCCAGCACACACCCTCGAGGAAATCGCCCGCGTCCTCCGACCCGGCGGCACCTTCTACTGCGCCGTCAACTACTACGAGGAGAACGTTCACTCCCACGAGTGGCAGGAGTTCATCTCGATCGAGATGACCCGCTGGGACCGCGACCGGTACCGCGAGGCCTTCCGCGAGGCGGGGCTACACGTCGCCGAGCAGGACAACATCCCCGACCGCGAAATCGCGATCCCCGCAGAGGGCGAGTTCCCGACCGATGATTGGGACACCCGCGAGGAGATGGTCGAACGCTACCGGGAGTTCGGCACGCTGCTGACCGTCGGCGTCGCTCCCTGA
- a CDS encoding DUF1684 domain-containing protein, producing the protein MSTLDDVDQWRAELESKRDEKDEFFADHPQSPIPPEERDDFDGLDYFDPDPDYRVAATATVHDDPEVVLMETTAGREMRYLRVATLEFDLERDDEDLEDGAFELNAYQMESPEEEPLFVPFRDKTTGQQSYQGGRYMELAPDRDLETGDEIVVDFNLAYTPFCAYSDTFDCPLPPEENWLEVAIPAGERFE; encoded by the coding sequence ATGAGCACTCTCGACGACGTCGATCAGTGGCGCGCGGAACTCGAGTCGAAACGCGACGAGAAAGACGAGTTCTTCGCGGACCACCCCCAGTCGCCGATCCCGCCCGAAGAGCGCGACGACTTCGACGGTCTGGACTACTTCGATCCCGATCCGGACTACCGCGTCGCCGCGACCGCGACGGTTCACGACGACCCCGAGGTCGTCCTGATGGAGACGACCGCGGGCCGAGAGATGCGGTATCTGCGGGTCGCGACCCTCGAGTTCGACCTCGAGCGTGACGACGAGGACCTCGAGGACGGCGCGTTCGAACTCAACGCTTACCAGATGGAGAGCCCCGAAGAAGAGCCGCTGTTCGTCCCCTTCCGGGACAAGACGACGGGCCAGCAGAGCTACCAGGGTGGCCGGTACATGGAACTGGCCCCGGACCGCGACCTGGAAACCGGCGACGAGATCGTCGTCGACTTCAACCTCGCGTACACGCCGTTTTGCGCCTACAGCGACACCTTCGACTGCCCGCTGCCGCCCGAGGAGAACTGGCTCGAGGTGGCGATTCCGGCCGGCGAGCGGTTCGAGTAA
- a CDS encoding DUF7127 family protein codes for MKVPNSLKNVERDDAVIRTFEYDDGSVIAVDFGNAAADLEMDVLGSTAIIVADGDQFEFELPPEASDVSAKNGVLTIAE; via the coding sequence ATGAAGGTCCCCAATTCCCTCAAAAACGTCGAGCGAGACGATGCGGTCATCCGCACGTTCGAGTACGACGACGGCAGCGTTATCGCCGTCGACTTCGGGAACGCCGCCGCGGACCTCGAGATGGACGTTCTCGGCTCGACCGCGATCATCGTCGCCGACGGCGACCAGTTCGAGTTCGAACTCCCGCCGGAGGCCAGCGACGTCTCCGCGAAGAACGGCGTCCTGACGATCGCGGAGTAG